One window of the Limisphaerales bacterium genome contains the following:
- a CDS encoding tryptophan 7-halogenase translates to MAGHDVIIIGAGPAGSAAAAILAEHGRRVLVLEREKFPRYHIGESLLPFTYQPLERLGMIEKLKQSAFTKKYSVQFVSPDGRASQPFYFFDRYDRETVAQTWQVMRAEFDEMLLNNAREKGAEVIEEISVKELIWEGKQVVGVRAVDQAGEEKEFRAPLTFDATGKEALTANRNGWRERDPFLNKIAVWTYYKGAVRQKGIDEGATGVAFVPQKGWFWWIPLHDDRASVGVVAEGKYLSRDGVRDPKAMLEREIENNQWVKDNLAPATQIGEYYITNEFTHHSRHCGTHGLLLLGDAFCFLDPVFSSGLMLALKSGVMAADAAHEALEANDLSPERFTEYATDLREGIENMRKLCYAFYNENFSFGKLVKKYPEVAGDVTDCLSGDVNKDFSHMFKCIEDFCEVPEALDLGEPLK, encoded by the coding sequence ATGGCCGGCCACGACGTCATTATCATTGGCGCGGGGCCCGCCGGCAGCGCGGCCGCCGCCATCCTGGCCGAGCACGGACGCCGCGTGTTGGTGCTCGAACGCGAAAAATTCCCGCGTTATCACATTGGCGAATCGCTCCTGCCTTTCACGTACCAACCGCTCGAGCGTTTGGGCATGATTGAAAAACTCAAACAATCGGCCTTCACCAAAAAATACAGCGTGCAATTCGTCTCGCCCGATGGCCGCGCGAGCCAGCCCTTTTATTTTTTTGACCGGTACGACCGCGAAACCGTCGCGCAAACGTGGCAGGTCATGCGTGCGGAGTTTGACGAAATGCTCCTCAACAACGCCCGCGAAAAAGGCGCGGAAGTCATCGAAGAAATTTCGGTGAAAGAATTAATTTGGGAAGGCAAACAAGTCGTCGGCGTGCGCGCTGTCGATCAAGCTGGCGAGGAAAAAGAATTCCGCGCACCGCTCACCTTCGATGCCACCGGCAAAGAAGCCCTCACCGCCAACCGCAACGGCTGGCGCGAGCGCGATCCGTTTCTCAATAAAATCGCCGTGTGGACTTATTATAAAGGTGCCGTGCGGCAAAAAGGCATCGACGAAGGCGCGACGGGCGTGGCGTTTGTGCCGCAAAAAGGCTGGTTTTGGTGGATCCCGCTGCATGATGACCGCGCCAGCGTGGGCGTGGTGGCCGAAGGAAAATACCTTAGCCGCGACGGCGTGCGCGATCCCAAAGCGATGCTCGAGCGCGAGATTGAAAACAATCAGTGGGTGAAAGACAACCTCGCGCCCGCGACACAAATTGGCGAATATTATATCACCAACGAATTCACCCATCACTCGCGCCACTGCGGCACGCACGGTTTGCTGTTGCTCGGCGATGCCTTTTGCTTTCTCGACCCCGTTTTTTCCAGCGGTCTAATGCTCGCCCTCAAGAGCGGCGTGATGGCCGCCGACGCCGCGCACGAAGCCCTTGAAGCCAACGACCTCTCGCCCGAACGCTTCACCGAATACGCCACCGACCTCCGCGAAGGCATCGAAAATATGCGCAAACTTTGCTACGCCTTCTACAACGAAAATTTCAGCTTCGGCAAACTGGTCAAAAAATATCCCGAAGTCGCCGGCGACGTCACCGACTGCCTCTCCGGCGACGTGAACAAAGATTTCAGTCACATGTTCAAGTGCATCGAAGATTTTTGCGAAGTGCCGGAGGCTTTGGATTTGGGAGAGCCATTAAAGTGA
- a CDS encoding AMP-binding protein, with protein sequence MANAPSTSRKTIRARQLEQLRDLIRAVRPANAFYEKKLAAADIDDSIASLEDFAERCPFTTKDELVTDQAAHAPYGSNLTFPLEHYTRIHQTSGTTGTPLRWLDTPESWQSMLESWQTVYRAAGITSGDRALFAFSFGPFIGFWMAYEAAAQMGCLCFPGGGLTSTTRLRILLENEISLLCCTPTYALRLAEVAAQESIDLSQSKLKTIVVAGEPGGSIPATRERIESAWPNAKVFDHHGMTEVGPVTHEWPREKNNLQIIDAAYLAEIVHPETHAPVANGEEGELILTPLTRTAMPLLRYRTGDLVRPETHGDALILRGGILGRADDMVIIRGVNIYPSAFEHILRPFDGVAEYQVIISQKTEMAELRLRIEPKPEANASTLAEQITDTLRTQLNLRIPVETVAPETLPRFELKAKRWIKE encoded by the coding sequence ATGGCCAATGCGCCATCAACCAGTCGGAAAACCATCCGTGCCCGACAACTCGAGCAACTGCGCGACCTCATCCGCGCGGTGCGCCCCGCCAATGCGTTTTACGAAAAAAAACTCGCGGCGGCGGACATCGATGATTCCATCGCCAGCCTCGAAGACTTTGCCGAGCGCTGCCCATTCACTACCAAAGACGAACTCGTCACCGACCAAGCCGCCCACGCACCTTACGGCAGCAACCTCACTTTTCCACTCGAGCACTACACCCGCATTCACCAAACCAGCGGCACCACCGGCACGCCACTGCGTTGGCTGGACACACCTGAAAGCTGGCAAAGTATGCTCGAGAGTTGGCAAACAGTTTACCGTGCCGCCGGCATCACGTCCGGCGACCGCGCGCTGTTCGCATTTTCCTTTGGCCCCTTCATTGGCTTCTGGATGGCCTACGAAGCCGCCGCGCAAATGGGTTGCCTCTGCTTCCCCGGCGGCGGCCTCACCAGCACCACGCGCCTGCGCATTCTGTTGGAAAACGAAATCTCCCTGCTCTGCTGCACGCCCACTTACGCCCTGCGGCTTGCCGAAGTAGCTGCGCAGGAAAGCATCGATCTATCGCAGTCCAAGCTGAAAACCATTGTCGTCGCCGGTGAACCGGGCGGGAGCATTCCCGCCACGCGCGAACGCATCGAAAGCGCGTGGCCCAACGCCAAAGTGTTTGATCATCACGGCATGACCGAAGTCGGCCCCGTCACCCACGAGTGGCCTCGTGAAAAAAATAATCTGCAAATCATCGACGCCGCTTACCTCGCCGAAATCGTCCATCCCGAAACCCACGCGCCCGTCGCCAACGGCGAAGAAGGCGAACTCATCCTCACCCCCCTCACCCGCACCGCGATGCCGTTGCTCCGCTATCGCACCGGCGACCTCGTGCGCCCCGAGACCCACGGCGACGCCCTCATTCTGCGCGGCGGCATTCTTGGTCGCGCGGACGATATGGTCATCATTCGCGGCGTCAATATTTACCCCAGCGCCTTCGAGCACATCCTCCGCCCCTTCGATGGCGTCGCCGAATATCAAGTCATTATTTCCCAGAAAACCGAAATGGCCGAACTCCGCCTCCGCATCGAACCCAAACCCGAGGCCAACGCCTCCACCCTCGCCGAACAAATCACCGACACCCTCCGCACCCAACTCAACCTCCGCATCCCCGTGGAAACCGTCGCACCCGAAACCCTCCCCCGCTTCGAGCTCAAAGCCAAACGCTGGATTAAAGAATAA
- a CDS encoding coproporphyrinogen III oxidase family protein, whose translation MSNAPLEPAAKPKLETQTTVGNYFVSNYPPFSFWQTEAVPEVMEAMERAPDEGTPLGLYLHIPFCRKRCHFCYFRVYTDKDSAAIKSYLDATLAELKIYARQPFIGGRSPRFVYFGGGTPSYLSTKQLSYLTEGMKALLPWDEVEEVTFECEPGTLTDAKLKIIREVGVTRLSLGVENFDDHILEINGRAHRGGEIDRAYNFAREVGFPQINIDLIAGMLDETEDNWKACVAKTIEMSPDSVTVYQMEVPYNTTIYKRMQEDGKLTAPVADWETKRRWTDYAFAELEAAGYTIGSAYTAVKDKAKSTFEYRDQLWAGADLLSLGVASFGHIGGVHYQNHHDFDPYVERVNAGELPVHRALTPTDDERLIREFILQLKLGSVSLNYFEKKFNVNPQERFAEPLRRIKEWGYLNIEGDTVSINREGLLQVDRLLHEFFLPEHRNARYA comes from the coding sequence ATGAGCAACGCACCTCTCGAACCCGCAGCCAAGCCGAAACTGGAAACCCAAACGACGGTGGGGAATTATTTTGTGTCGAATTATCCGCCGTTTTCGTTTTGGCAAACGGAGGCCGTGCCGGAAGTGATGGAAGCGATGGAGCGCGCGCCGGATGAGGGCACGCCGTTGGGGCTTTATCTGCACATTCCGTTTTGCCGCAAACGGTGTCACTTTTGTTATTTCCGCGTTTATACGGACAAAGATTCGGCGGCAATTAAAAGCTACCTCGATGCCACGTTGGCGGAGCTGAAAATTTACGCGCGCCAACCGTTTATCGGCGGGCGCTCGCCGCGCTTTGTTTATTTTGGCGGCGGCACGCCGAGTTATCTTTCCACCAAACAACTGAGCTATCTCACCGAAGGGATGAAGGCATTGCTGCCGTGGGATGAAGTGGAGGAGGTCACGTTCGAATGCGAGCCGGGCACGCTGACGGATGCGAAGCTAAAAATTATCCGCGAGGTGGGCGTCACTCGTTTGAGCTTGGGCGTGGAAAATTTTGACGATCACATTCTGGAAATCAACGGACGCGCCCATCGCGGCGGCGAGATTGACCGCGCTTATAATTTCGCGCGCGAAGTGGGTTTCCCACAAATCAACATCGATCTCATCGCGGGGATGCTCGATGAAACCGAGGATAACTGGAAAGCGTGCGTGGCCAAAACCATCGAGATGTCACCCGACAGCGTGACGGTTTATCAAATGGAAGTGCCATACAATACGACCATTTACAAACGGATGCAGGAGGACGGCAAACTCACCGCGCCGGTGGCCGATTGGGAAACCAAACGTCGCTGGACGGATTATGCGTTCGCCGAGCTTGAAGCCGCCGGTTACACCATCGGCAGCGCGTACACAGCGGTGAAGGACAAGGCCAAGAGCACTTTTGAATACCGCGACCAACTTTGGGCGGGCGCGGATTTACTTTCGCTGGGCGTCGCGTCCTTCGGCCACATCGGCGGGGTGCATTATCAAAACCATCACGACTTCGATCCGTACGTGGAACGCGTGAATGCCGGCGAACTGCCTGTCCACCGTGCGTTGACGCCGACGGATGACGAGCGGCTGATTCGGGAATTTATTTTACAGCTCAAGTTGGGCTCGGTGAGTTTGAATTATTTTGAGAAAAAATTTAACGTGAATCCACAAGAACGTTTTGCGGAACCGCTCCGACGCATCAAGGAATGGGGCTACCTCAACATCGAAGGCGACACCGTGTCCATCAACCGCGAAGGCCTGCTGCAGGTCGACCGGTTGCTGCACGAATTCTTTTTGCCCGAACACCGCAACGCACGCTACGCTTGA
- a CDS encoding glycosyltransferase family 4 protein — protein sequence MYCGNCFRDNALVAALREDGHEVTMVPLYLPLMLDEENQAEGSPIFYNGVNVYLEQKSPFYRNAPQWVHRLVGSERLLKMASSRMGKTNAEDVGEITLSMLRGEAGHQARELEHLIDWLKTQPRPDVICLSNCMLLGLARQLREALGTPIACMLQNEAPYIDNMAEGLRGQVWKMMTERAREVDCFIAPSEFYATQMRDKLKLPGDRVRVIHNGINHEGYTAERVAPNPPVIGFFARLCKDKGLDTLIDAFIKLKANNSIPQLRLKIGGGCRPMDEPFVERMRARLHAKALLGDVEFHPNLSREAKLDFLKSLSVLSVPAQFGESFGFYVIEAMAAGVPVVQPHCASFPELVEATGGGVCYRHDGPESLANAIEKMLHNPTEAKALGLKAREAVRENFSVKRKATEIAAAFGELTPNPTEA from the coding sequence ATGTATTGCGGGAATTGTTTCCGCGATAACGCGCTTGTGGCGGCTTTGCGGGAGGATGGGCACGAGGTAACGATGGTGCCGCTTTATTTGCCGCTAATGTTGGATGAGGAAAACCAAGCGGAGGGTTCACCGATTTTTTACAATGGCGTGAATGTTTATTTGGAACAAAAATCGCCTTTCTATCGCAACGCGCCACAGTGGGTGCATCGGCTGGTGGGATCGGAACGGTTATTGAAAATGGCTTCGAGTCGGATGGGAAAAACGAATGCCGAGGACGTCGGTGAAATCACCCTCTCGATGTTGCGCGGCGAAGCCGGGCATCAGGCCCGCGAACTGGAGCATCTCATCGATTGGCTGAAAACCCAACCCAGACCAGACGTCATTTGCCTTTCCAATTGCATGCTACTCGGGCTCGCACGGCAGCTCAGGGAGGCACTCGGCACACCGATCGCCTGCATGCTCCAAAACGAAGCGCCGTACATCGACAACATGGCTGAGGGGTTGCGCGGACAAGTATGGAAAATGATGACCGAGCGCGCACGCGAGGTGGATTGCTTCATCGCCCCCAGCGAATTTTACGCAACGCAAATGCGCGACAAACTCAAACTGCCCGGTGACCGCGTGCGCGTGATTCACAACGGCATAAACCACGAAGGCTACACCGCTGAACGCGTGGCACCCAATCCGCCGGTCATCGGATTCTTCGCGCGTCTGTGCAAAGACAAAGGCCTCGACACACTCATCGACGCCTTCATCAAGCTCAAGGCCAATAATTCCATTCCGCAGTTACGCCTCAAAATTGGCGGCGGCTGCCGACCGATGGACGAACCGTTTGTCGAACGCATGCGCGCGCGACTGCACGCCAAGGCGTTGTTGGGGGATGTGGAATTTCACCCCAACCTCAGCCGCGAAGCGAAACTGGATTTTCTAAAATCGCTCTCCGTGCTTTCGGTGCCCGCGCAGTTTGGCGAGTCCTTTGGATTTTATGTCATCGAAGCGATGGCTGCGGGCGTGCCGGTGGTGCAGCCGCACTGCGCGTCTTTTCCGGAATTGGTGGAAGCCACCGGCGGCGGTGTGTGCTATCGTCACGACGGGCCCGAAAGCCTCGCCAACGCCATCGAAAAAATGCTGCACAATCCAACTGAAGCCAAAGCCCTCGGCCTCAAAGCGAGAGAGGCCGTCCGCGAAAATTTTTCTGTCAAACGCAAGGCTACCGAGATCGCGGCGGCGTTTGGCGAGTTAACCCCCAATCCCACGGAAGCATAA
- a CDS encoding ABC transporter permease, which yields MTRCRLIFNSFAHHARSHLGTLLGAIVAGAVLTGSLVVGDSVKRTLQIQAEQRLGYIQAATVQHDRFFRADLAKAIELDNPTHFAPVLMLGAAGFAEDESGATKTRANQIQLIGIDKSFWKHAMLKANLPPPMKDGEALINPRLAAQLGLKAGDEFRLRIAKPSVLPRDAPLSVTEDLTVRLRLTVAKVTSANSELANFSLRPGAVPPFNVFVPLAWLQNKAELDGRANAMLASGPKPTKELVQSANATLKTEWRLADAELELLENETNGVIDLRTDRIFLDANTLKATSDTQTALTYIANEFRLGTNAVPYSMITGVSDGFFEHTPTGDEILITQWLADDLGAKAGDKIEMDYFVLGLNRQLEEHLHTFTVTGIVPTEEPGWRELMPKFPGIVDKDNLRDWNPGIDFYSSRIRDQDEDYWKQHRGTPKAFIALATAQKLWANRYGEATTVRYTFAKGKRAQIESALQEKLNPADIGLVFRDVRTEAITGQSASDFGGLFIGLSFFLVLAALILMGLLFVFGVEQRAPQIGTLLAIGFTGKTVRNLLLTEGLVLALIGAALGAWAGLGYTQALVHLLNSEWGGAIGNGSLVYHAKPLTVLYGVLGGLFVALFTIWLTVRKLSRANAIALLQGAPAQPSATTAGSKAIITAIICAVGAIALGFAMKDAQGQMKAGGFFGAGMLLLISGLCVCHVWLGKLAAGGGSSLASFASLGAMGWRGSARRRGRSLACIGLLACGVFLLIAVGAFRLDPNEGANERWGGTGGFALFGQSDVPVLYDLNTQKGREKMALDGEVNLVQFRVRAGDDASCLNLNQTREPRLLGVNPKALADKKAFTFAQGTGWKVLDETERDAVPAIVDMNTGMWMLHVRVGDVIDYPDESGGTFKIRIAGFLANSVLQGDLIISEKHFVKHFPSASGYRVFLIDSADPKATAAALNFALEDYGLELTPATRRLAEFSQVQNTYLDIFQALGGLALLLGSAGLGVVVLRNVLERRGELALLQAIGFRKSALHWLVLAEHGGLLILGLAAGIISAAVAVWPTLSAPGQGMPLELLAWTVGGILLSGLLWTWLASAAALRGKLLPALRHE from the coding sequence ATGACCCGCTGCCGACTTATTTTTAACAGCTTTGCGCACCACGCACGCTCGCACCTTGGCACCCTGCTCGGGGCCATCGTAGCCGGCGCCGTGCTCACCGGCTCGCTGGTGGTGGGGGATTCAGTAAAACGAACGCTGCAAATTCAGGCCGAGCAACGCCTCGGCTACATTCAGGCAGCAACGGTCCAGCACGACCGTTTTTTCCGTGCGGACCTCGCGAAAGCAATCGAACTGGATAACCCAACTCATTTCGCCCCCGTCCTGATGCTCGGAGCCGCAGGATTTGCCGAGGATGAATCAGGCGCGACAAAAACGCGCGCCAACCAAATCCAACTCATCGGCATCGACAAATCGTTTTGGAAACACGCGATGCTCAAAGCGAATCTTCCGCCGCCGATGAAAGATGGTGAAGCGCTCATCAACCCGCGCCTCGCCGCCCAGCTCGGCCTCAAGGCCGGTGATGAATTCCGCCTGCGCATCGCCAAGCCCAGCGTGCTTCCCCGCGACGCGCCGCTCTCGGTGACGGAAGATCTCACAGTGCGCCTGCGCCTCACCGTCGCCAAAGTAACCAGTGCAAATTCCGAGCTGGCCAACTTCAGCCTGCGCCCCGGCGCCGTGCCACCGTTTAACGTGTTCGTGCCGCTCGCGTGGTTGCAAAACAAAGCCGAACTGGACGGGCGCGCCAACGCGATGTTAGCGAGTGGCCCAAAGCCAACGAAGGAATTGGTGCAATCAGCCAATGCAACATTGAAAACGGAATGGCGTTTGGCGGACGCTGAATTAGAGCTGCTGGAAAACGAAACCAACGGCGTCATCGACCTGCGTACCGACCGAATTTTCCTCGATGCGAACACGCTAAAAGCCACCTCCGATACCCAAACGGCACTCACCTACATCGCCAATGAATTTCGCCTCGGCACCAACGCCGTTCCGTACTCGATGATTACCGGCGTGAGCGATGGTTTTTTTGAACACACGCCCACCGGTGATGAAATACTCATCACTCAATGGCTCGCGGACGACCTCGGCGCGAAGGCCGGCGACAAAATCGAAATGGATTATTTCGTGCTCGGCCTTAATCGGCAACTCGAGGAGCACCTGCACACCTTCACCGTCACCGGCATCGTGCCCACAGAGGAGCCCGGCTGGCGCGAACTGATGCCCAAATTTCCCGGCATCGTTGACAAAGATAATCTGCGCGATTGGAATCCCGGCATTGATTTTTATTCCAGCCGCATCCGCGATCAGGATGAAGATTATTGGAAACAACATCGCGGCACGCCCAAAGCCTTCATCGCATTGGCCACCGCGCAAAAACTCTGGGCCAATCGCTACGGCGAAGCCACCACGGTGCGTTACACGTTCGCCAAAGGAAAACGCGCCCAAATTGAATCCGCGCTTCAGGAAAAACTCAATCCCGCCGACATCGGCCTTGTGTTCCGCGACGTACGCACCGAGGCCATCACCGGCCAATCCGCCAGCGATTTTGGCGGCCTGTTCATCGGCCTCAGTTTTTTCCTCGTCCTCGCCGCGCTCATTTTGATGGGCCTCCTTTTTGTCTTTGGCGTGGAACAACGTGCCCCGCAAATCGGCACCCTCCTCGCCATCGGTTTTACCGGCAAAACCGTCCGCAACCTCCTCCTCACCGAAGGCCTCGTGCTCGCGCTCATCGGCGCGGCGCTCGGCGCTTGGGCGGGCCTGGGCTACACGCAAGCACTGGTCCACCTTCTCAACTCTGAATGGGGCGGCGCCATCGGCAACGGCAGTTTGGTTTACCACGCCAAACCGCTCACGGTATTGTACGGCGTCCTCGGCGGGTTGTTTGTCGCGCTGTTTACCATTTGGCTGACCGTCCGCAAGCTCAGCCGCGCCAACGCCATTGCCTTGTTGCAAGGTGCCCCCGCCCAACCCTCTGCGACTACAGCGGGCAGCAAAGCCATCATCACCGCGATCATCTGTGCCGTGGGCGCGATTGCGCTTGGATTTGCGATGAAGGATGCGCAGGGGCAAATGAAGGCGGGCGGATTTTTTGGCGCGGGGATGCTGCTGCTCATCAGTGGCCTGTGCGTGTGCCACGTGTGGTTAGGAAAACTGGCGGCGGGCGGTGGCTCCTCCCTTGCTTCGTTTGCCTCGTTGGGCGCAATGGGTTGGCGTGGCAGCGCGCGGCGGCGCGGACGCAGTCTTGCATGCATCGGGCTGCTGGCGTGCGGCGTATTTTTGCTGATCGCCGTGGGCGCGTTCCGGCTTGATCCGAACGAAGGCGCGAACGAACGGTGGGGCGGCACAGGCGGCTTTGCGTTATTCGGCCAGAGTGATGTGCCGGTGTTATACGATCTCAACACCCAAAAAGGCCGCGAGAAAATGGCGCTTGATGGTGAGGTTAATCTGGTTCAGTTCCGAGTGCGCGCGGGTGACGATGCAAGCTGCCTCAACCTCAATCAAACCCGCGAACCGCGCCTGCTCGGTGTGAATCCAAAAGCACTGGCGGATAAAAAGGCGTTCACCTTCGCCCAGGGCACCGGCTGGAAAGTGCTTGATGAAACCGAACGTGACGCCGTGCCCGCCATTGTGGATATGAATACCGGCATGTGGATGCTGCACGTGAGAGTGGGCGATGTCATCGATTACCCTGACGAATCCGGTGGCACATTTAAAATCCGTATCGCCGGGTTCCTCGCCAACTCCGTGCTGCAGGGCGATCTCATCATTTCTGAAAAACACTTCGTGAAACACTTCCCATCCGCCAGTGGATATCGCGTGTTCCTGATCGATTCAGCCGACCCCAAAGCTACCGCTGCCGCACTGAATTTTGCGCTGGAAGATTACGGTCTCGAGCTGACGCCCGCCACGCGGCGCTTGGCGGAATTTAGCCAAGTGCAAAACACCTACCTCGATATTTTCCAAGCACTCGGCGGCCTGGCCCTCCTACTCGGCAGCGCGGGCCTCGGCGTGGTGGTACTGCGCAATGTTTTGGAACGGCGCGGAGAACTGGCGCTGCTGCAAGCGATCGGCTTCCGCAAATCCGCGCTGCATTGGCTGGTGCTGGCCGAGCACGGCGGGCTGTTAATTTTGGGCTTGGCCGCGGGCATCATCAGCGCAGCCGTCGCGGTTTGGCCGACCTTGAGCGCCCCCGGCCAAGGCATGCCGCTCGAATTACTGGCGTGGACGGTGGGCGGCATCTTGCTGAGTGGACTGCTTTGGACATGGCTCGCCTCAGCCGCCGCCCTGCGTGGAAAATTATTGCCGGCATTGCGCCACGAGTGA
- a CDS encoding acyl-CoA thioesterase: MAHEFNITRRVEFSETDAAGIVHFANYFRYMEHAEHAFFRSLGRSIVDSELDVGWPRVHCHCDFKKPLKFEDQVEIQLLVEAITSKSIRYQFRFCANGTEVGRGGFTIVCVRRNEAGEMKAANIPPEIASLIEAAPEDKLIINV; the protein is encoded by the coding sequence ATGGCACACGAATTCAATATCACTCGCCGCGTTGAGTTTAGCGAAACCGACGCGGCCGGGATTGTCCATTTCGCGAATTATTTCCGCTACATGGAACACGCGGAGCACGCGTTCTTTCGTTCACTCGGCCGCTCGATTGTGGATTCCGAACTCGATGTCGGCTGGCCACGTGTGCATTGCCACTGCGATTTTAAAAAGCCGCTGAAGTTTGAGGATCAAGTGGAAATCCAATTGCTCGTGGAAGCCATCACCAGCAAATCCATCCGATACCAATTTCGTTTTTGTGCTAATGGAACCGAAGTCGGCCGCGGCGGATTCACTATCGTCTGTGTTCGCCGCAACGAAGCCGGCGAAATGAAAGCCGCCAACATCCCGCCCGAAATTGCCTCCCTCATCGAGGCCGCGCCCGAGGATAAATTGATCATTAACGTTTGA
- a CDS encoding DUF3299 domain-containing protein: MKLWQGISVMALVGLAGCGQQTQVRSNVIVQRGEAVMRVAAAPEQPFIQELPQPPAVAKPVEPLIAKVEPNEPAQKPEAGKPAPTPAELVQSENAMIGDYSLISFDKLASFAYEVPDDPITDPKAKAIIEKNIIPKVVTDFHKKKIALKGYMLPLKVEGGKITEMLIMRDQSMCCYGTVPKINEWVSVRMPEGKGVKPIMDVPITIFGTLKVGEVLENGYLVGIYELDGDRLGGPIDL, encoded by the coding sequence ATGAAACTTTGGCAGGGCATCAGTGTAATGGCGTTGGTGGGGTTGGCCGGTTGCGGCCAGCAAACGCAGGTTCGATCCAACGTGATCGTGCAACGCGGCGAGGCCGTGATGCGCGTGGCGGCTGCGCCGGAGCAACCGTTTATTCAGGAATTACCCCAGCCGCCCGCGGTGGCCAAGCCCGTCGAGCCGCTCATCGCCAAGGTGGAGCCCAATGAGCCCGCGCAAAAACCCGAGGCCGGCAAGCCCGCGCCGACGCCGGCGGAATTGGTGCAGTCCGAAAACGCGATGATCGGCGATTATTCCCTCATCAGTTTCGACAAGCTCGCCTCGTTCGCCTACGAAGTGCCCGATGATCCCATCACTGATCCCAAGGCCAAAGCGATCATTGAGAAAAATATCATCCCCAAAGTTGTCACCGATTTTCACAAAAAGAAAATCGCGCTTAAGGGATACATGCTCCCGCTCAAGGTGGAAGGCGGCAAGATCACCGAGATGCTCATTATGCGCGATCAATCGATGTGCTGCTACGGCACGGTACCCAAGATTAACGAATGGGTGAGCGTGCGTATGCCCGAGGGCAAAGGCGTGAAGCCGATCATGGACGTGCCCATCACCATTTTCGGTACGCTCAAAGTCGGCGAAGTGCTGGAGAACGGCTATCTCGTCGGCATCTATGAATTGGACGGCGACCGCCTTGGCGGCCCGATTGATTTATAG
- a CDS encoding ABC transporter ATP-binding protein, producing the protein MPNDTPLLQLKNISREFPSADAGEPLQVLRNLSMEVAGGESIAIVGPSGCGKSTLLNLIGTLDQPTDGTIAFDGRNLGELDADELAILRNREMGFVFQSHHLLPQCTVMENVLVPTLAHGRTTEDDEDRAGRLLDRVGLAERLSHRPGQLSGGERQRVAVVRALINEPQLLLADEPTGALDQATADQLGQLLVELNTEENVTLITVTHSETLAAQMTRTVELNEGQIK; encoded by the coding sequence ATGCCCAACGATACTCCTCTGCTGCAGCTAAAAAATATTTCCCGCGAATTCCCCTCTGCCGACGCCGGTGAACCGCTCCAAGTGTTGCGGAACTTGTCGATGGAAGTAGCGGGCGGCGAATCCATCGCCATCGTTGGCCCTTCCGGTTGCGGCAAAAGCACGCTGCTCAACCTCATCGGCACGCTCGACCAACCGACCGACGGCACCATCGCATTCGATGGCCGCAACCTCGGTGAACTGGACGCGGACGAATTAGCCATTTTGCGCAATCGCGAGATGGGGTTCGTTTTCCAAAGCCACCATTTGCTGCCGCAATGCACCGTGATGGAAAACGTACTCGTACCCACGCTCGCCCACGGACGCACCACCGAAGATGATGAAGATCGCGCTGGCCGCCTGCTTGACCGCGTGGGCCTTGCCGAACGGCTTTCGCACCGACCCGGCCAACTTTCCGGTGGCGAACGCCAGCGCGTGGCTGTGGTGCGCGCGCTCATCAACGAGCCTCAATTGCTCCTCGCCGATGAACCCACCGGCGCCCTCGACCAAGCCACCGCTGATCAACTCGGCCAGTTGCTCGTGGAATTGAATACCGAGGAAAACGTCACCCTCATCACCGTTACCCACTCCGAAACACTCGCCGCCCAAATGACTCGCACCGTGGAACTCAACGAGGGCCAAATTAAATAA